A region of Agrobacterium vitis DNA encodes the following proteins:
- a CDS encoding DinB family protein, which yields MSTLLQKLYGYHAWANDDLFDKLTTLDQEQHKAELHTALRLINHYYVVARIFAAHLTGAQHGYTSDNTDDTPTLGELRAAVTSSDQWYLNYLRGVAPETLAEAIPFSFTDGDKGYMTREEMLTHVALHGGYHRGEVGRILWQLSTTPPWDTFAVYLHQAEPARRHQGVARSVPA from the coding sequence ATGAGCACATTGCTTCAAAAACTCTACGGCTATCACGCTTGGGCCAATGATGACCTGTTCGACAAATTGACGACTTTGGATCAGGAGCAGCACAAGGCCGAGCTGCACACCGCCTTGCGCCTGATCAACCACTATTATGTCGTGGCTCGGATCTTCGCAGCGCATCTCACCGGTGCGCAGCATGGCTATACATCCGACAACACAGACGATACGCCGACGTTGGGCGAACTGCGCGCTGCGGTAACATCGTCCGATCAATGGTATCTCAATTACCTTCGCGGCGTCGCGCCCGAGACTCTGGCCGAGGCGATCCCGTTTAGCTTCACCGATGGCGACAAGGGCTACATGACCAGGGAGGAAATGCTGACCCATGTTGCCCTGCATGGAGGATATCATCGCGGCGAGGTCGGGCGGATACTGTGGCAACTCTCCACCACCCCACCTTGGGACACCTTCGCCGTTTATCTTCATCAGGCCGAGCCGGCGCGGCGGCACCAAGGTGTCGCACGGTCCGTTCCGGCTTGA
- a CDS encoding tyrosine-type recombinase/integrase, with translation MVSIVRAVPGVDGIPAGFPILLDAQMSIVEPAFSYLLELATIPGRSHALETLRTYSEHLHDWFDSLEQSGLEWRFADEGTIAAYRNRMLSAPSPHTGRPYVRSTVNDRVRTICRFYSWAHRRGLIDAIPFDYVEVSLRSGHRQGMLAHLDHRPPTVMANILTISEVERLPRPLRIDQLQCLFRHLASPYDLIAEWALATGMRRKELCGLQLHQVPSIAHLDIDENPLIGVPLAVTKGDRPRTVYLPLRLIDRTHWYAGEQRAVLVKRRRSEPGYRAPTALFLNSNGDPVSRARFSAAFGAAFEAAGLTGSGHWLRHTFAMTMLVRLQKQAVTKPDLNPLKIVQVLLGHASIQSTAIYLRCVELNADALAESLAYLYGELVPDGRP, from the coding sequence ATGGTTTCGATTGTACGGGCGGTGCCTGGTGTTGACGGGATTCCGGCCGGATTTCCGATTTTGCTCGACGCGCAGATGTCGATTGTGGAACCGGCCTTCAGTTATTTGCTCGAACTCGCCACTATCCCCGGCCGCTCTCACGCGCTTGAGACGCTGCGGACGTATAGCGAGCACCTGCATGATTGGTTCGACAGCCTGGAGCAGAGCGGGCTGGAATGGCGCTTCGCGGACGAAGGAACCATCGCCGCCTACCGCAATCGGATGCTGTCGGCACCCAGCCCTCATACCGGGCGACCCTATGTGCGCTCCACGGTGAATGATCGTGTCCGGACGATTTGTCGCTTTTATTCATGGGCGCATCGGCGGGGTCTGATCGATGCCATACCTTTTGATTATGTCGAGGTGTCGCTCCGGTCGGGACACCGGCAGGGCATGCTGGCGCATCTGGATCACCGGCCGCCAACTGTGATGGCAAACATTTTGACGATTTCGGAGGTTGAGCGGCTGCCTCGACCGCTCCGGATCGATCAGCTCCAATGCTTGTTCCGGCATCTTGCCTCACCTTATGATTTGATCGCCGAGTGGGCTTTGGCAACCGGCATGCGCCGCAAGGAGCTATGCGGCTTGCAGCTTCATCAGGTGCCGAGCATCGCTCATCTCGATATAGATGAGAACCCACTCATCGGGGTGCCGCTGGCTGTCACAAAGGGTGATCGGCCGCGAACCGTCTATCTGCCGCTGCGATTGATCGACCGGACCCACTGGTATGCGGGGGAGCAACGCGCGGTGCTGGTGAAGCGGCGGAGATCCGAACCCGGGTACCGTGCGCCAACGGCGCTTTTCCTCAACAGCAACGGTGATCCGGTTTCAAGAGCGAGGTTTTCAGCCGCGTTCGGGGCCGCCTTTGAGGCGGCGGGGCTGACAGGATCTGGCCATTGGCTGCGCCATACCTTTGCGATGACCATGCTGGTGCGCCTGCAAAAGCAGGCGGTGACGAAGCCGGATCTCAATCCGCTGAAGATTGTGCAAGTCTTGCTCGGCCATGCGTCGATCCAGTCGACAGCTATCTACCTGCGCTGCGTGGAACTCAACGCCGATGCACTCGCTGAGAGCCTTGCCTACCTCTACGGTGAGTTGGTGCCCGATGGCCGTCCGTAG
- a CDS encoding HU family DNA-binding protein — protein MTTTNEIADKIAADQNLTKAQAKTIVESVFKQITDAALAGAETSIPSFGKFKLKDTPAREGRNPATGATIKIAASKKLTFAPGKAVKDALNG, from the coding sequence ATGACCACGACCAACGAGATCGCCGACAAGATCGCAGCCGACCAGAACCTCACCAAGGCGCAGGCCAAGACGATCGTCGAAAGCGTCTTCAAGCAGATCACCGACGCGGCGCTTGCTGGCGCAGAAACGTCGATCCCATCGTTTGGAAAGTTTAAGCTGAAGGACACCCCGGCGCGTGAAGGCCGCAATCCGGCAACCGGAGCGACAATCAAGATCGCGGCGTCGAAGAAGCTGACCTTTGCGCCCGGCAAAGCGGTCAAGGACGCGTTGAACGGCTGA
- a CDS encoding TetR/AcrR family transcriptional regulator, with amino-acid sequence MRKKPRQARSRATVEAILQAGARVLSDEGWAGFTTNKVADLAGVSIGSLYQYFPDKLSLVDAIRRRHLDDCIAVMRQSRTEGLSPVQFVANLVRAMIAAHSICPGLHRVLLDEAPSSDDYRNPNSEFEIEYIGYYAEAVATYRNRQPGESDRTAALIISDAIDGVIHNAARRGMLADPIVQSELIRLVSLYINDRGEAPGWPTSIRQKDTSEVSFTE; translated from the coding sequence ATGCGCAAGAAGCCGCGACAGGCCCGTTCCCGTGCCACGGTCGAAGCGATCCTTCAGGCCGGAGCTCGCGTTTTGAGCGATGAAGGCTGGGCCGGTTTCACGACGAACAAGGTCGCAGACCTGGCTGGAGTGAGCATCGGCTCGCTGTACCAGTATTTTCCGGACAAGCTTTCTTTGGTCGATGCCATTCGTCGGCGGCATCTTGATGACTGCATTGCCGTCATGCGGCAATCCAGAACCGAAGGGCTGTCACCAGTGCAGTTTGTGGCGAACCTCGTTCGCGCCATGATCGCCGCCCATAGCATCTGCCCCGGCCTACATAGGGTACTGCTCGATGAAGCCCCAAGCTCGGATGACTATCGCAATCCCAACAGCGAATTTGAGATCGAATATATCGGTTACTATGCAGAGGCCGTAGCTACCTATCGGAACCGCCAGCCCGGCGAGAGCGATCGAACCGCCGCGCTGATCATTTCCGATGCGATAGACGGGGTGATCCACAATGCGGCGCGTCGCGGCATGTTGGCGGATCCGATAGTGCAAAGCGAACTTATTCGGTTGGTCAGCCTGTACATCAATGATCGAGGTGAAGCACCAGGTTGGCCTACATCAATCCGGCAAAAGGACACATCGGAAGTGTCTTTCACGGAATAA
- a CDS encoding site-specific integrase, producing the protein MAVRRGSPIDRRFAVSAARPEITISRLSTNTIIFVDAWGKPEQRFDLDQLISLPVDLRDLLIDAFREHCAGQRLATRRTAWGAVRRFARFVADDGMIRQAGDVNTAAIGRYVLWLRKEGASRAARGAHAIAFDLLRPLLLWCRRNRPGVLPVSLDIPWNAFPGRRTSQQPRRRLSADHIKAILRACYEEIDEAWTRFQHGQDVIRRPELPPKTLRGQGLDRWIWRIARIDDGMMPDVAALEEHGIKSSTLVKYWGGSRTMTQYFHITTDTLVPFFLAIAIQTAANPEALRHIRRDCLVPHPLDEHRVIIDWTKARTGSRLQKAQRRTFDRRRRYAAPNLIEMMLAMTAPITATAPSAEQDKLFLTRSIFREHARGSLRSRTGTIEHSVLRRAILRFTKRANCRIEEWNAAHPDRPREAITNFAPALFRGTVATEHYRASGGDVLVAQSLLNHASVATTESYLKGEETTRFQRQTIARLQETMIAWVRGPAGGEPAPASGETRATVLFGHDCLAPVVSGREGGERLCPHFGGCLACPGLVIPIDPEHLARILAAKDRLEQARIRLDPRRWSLLYAPSWKILTQDILPDFPSEMHEAARKLAANMPALPELE; encoded by the coding sequence ATGGCCGTCCGTAGAGGAAGCCCGATCGATCGCCGGTTTGCGGTTTCCGCCGCGCGACCGGAGATCACGATTTCCCGGCTATCGACGAACACGATCATTTTCGTGGATGCGTGGGGCAAGCCCGAGCAACGCTTCGACCTCGATCAACTCATCAGCCTGCCGGTCGATCTGCGCGACCTTCTCATCGACGCATTTCGCGAGCATTGTGCCGGTCAGAGGCTGGCAACGCGTCGCACGGCTTGGGGAGCAGTCCGCCGTTTCGCCCGCTTCGTCGCCGACGATGGCATGATCAGGCAAGCCGGCGACGTCAATACCGCAGCGATCGGCCGGTACGTGCTCTGGCTCCGCAAGGAGGGTGCCTCGCGAGCGGCGCGTGGCGCACATGCCATTGCCTTCGATCTGCTGCGTCCCTTGCTGTTATGGTGCCGGCGCAATCGACCAGGTGTGCTTCCCGTCAGTCTCGACATTCCATGGAACGCGTTTCCAGGTCGCCGGACCAGTCAACAACCACGACGCAGGCTCTCTGCCGACCATATCAAGGCGATCCTTCGTGCTTGTTATGAGGAGATCGACGAAGCATGGACGCGGTTTCAGCATGGGCAGGATGTCATCCGCCGTCCAGAGCTCCCGCCGAAGACGCTACGCGGTCAGGGGCTCGACCGATGGATATGGCGCATTGCCAGGATTGACGACGGCATGATGCCGGATGTCGCTGCTTTGGAGGAGCACGGCATCAAGTCCAGCACATTGGTGAAGTATTGGGGTGGCTCCCGTACCATGACCCAATATTTCCACATCACCACCGACACGCTCGTTCCGTTCTTTCTGGCAATTGCCATTCAGACCGCCGCCAACCCGGAAGCACTGCGTCATATTCGCCGGGATTGCCTCGTTCCTCACCCCCTCGATGAGCACCGTGTCATTATCGACTGGACCAAGGCCCGTACCGGCTCTCGACTCCAGAAGGCGCAGCGGCGCACCTTCGACCGGCGTCGGCGCTACGCTGCGCCGAATCTGATCGAGATGATGCTGGCCATGACTGCACCAATCACCGCCACGGCGCCGTCGGCAGAGCAGGATAAACTCTTCCTGACGCGCAGCATATTCAGGGAGCACGCTCGCGGCTCCCTTCGCAGCCGCACAGGGACCATCGAGCATTCCGTCCTCAGGCGCGCTATCCTCAGATTCACAAAACGCGCGAACTGCCGGATCGAAGAATGGAATGCGGCACATCCAGATAGACCACGCGAGGCGATCACCAATTTTGCTCCGGCTCTGTTTCGAGGAACGGTCGCCACCGAGCACTACCGTGCCTCTGGCGGCGATGTTCTCGTCGCACAATCTCTTCTGAACCACGCCAGCGTTGCAACAACCGAGAGCTATCTCAAGGGCGAGGAGACGACACGGTTCCAGCGCCAGACGATCGCTCGCCTGCAAGAGACGATGATCGCCTGGGTGCGCGGGCCAGCCGGAGGCGAGCCGGCGCCAGCCTCCGGCGAGACCCGTGCCACTGTTCTCTTCGGTCACGATTGTTTAGCCCCGGTCGTTTCCGGCCGGGAAGGCGGCGAGCGCCTGTGCCCGCATTTCGGCGGATGCCTTGCCTGCCCGGGCCTGGTCATTCCAATCGACCCAGAGCATCTGGCACGTATTCTCGCAGCCAAAGACCGCCTCGAGCAGGCCCGCATCCGGCTAGATCCACGGCGCTGGAGCCTGCTCTATGCGCCATCATGGAAGATCCTCACTCAAGATATCCTTCCTGACTTTCCATCGGAGATGCACGAGGCCGCACGCAAACTCGCCGCCAATATGCCGGCCCTGCCGGAACTGGAGTGA
- a CDS encoding DUF736 domain-containing protein, which translates to MAQIGTFTRNEDGSFAGVIKTLNLNIKTRLVVAEKESDKSPDLRALAGTIEIGAGWKKTAKETGREYHSVKLDDPSFPAPIYASLVENEDGYALIWSR; encoded by the coding sequence ATGGCTCAGATCGGCACTTTCACCCGCAACGAAGACGGCTCTTTCGCCGGAGTTATCAAGACCCTCAACCTCAACATCAAGACCCGGCTGGTTGTGGCCGAGAAGGAAAGCGACAAGTCGCCCGACCTTCGCGCCCTCGCGGGTACCATCGAGATCGGCGCCGGCTGGAAGAAGACCGCCAAGGAGACCGGCCGGGAATATCACTCGGTCAAGCTCGACGACCCGAGTTTCCCCGCTCCAATCTACGCCAGCCTCGTCGAGAACGAGGACGGTTACGCCCTCATCTGGTCACGCTGA
- a CDS encoding integrase, producing MSAQAQQISHSHVLRPISSRSFWSDPQWHFDKARADLRSYQFLIDWAFAQPDGSCFTDERWRHWLEDARAFIWSLHVDPPSGRRQARPRTLVTISLKLRLLIRWMADQSMRGFDELDRDTAEQFMQHVAGRQTQSGASIRPSTRQAYANLLITLYQQRAKLASPPPESPFGDERASRFSGFHRHTVRRLPFTPDAIAVPLISAAIRLIGQPADDVVALRDRVFPVRLDAQGQSLFIHRATVRTLVSSFHFSTPDGEEAPWHAPLSGLKELRLLINRIQEACFVAIAYLVGARVSEILTLEAGCIEEHFSADGSEAFAYLRGRIFKTAAGETGTQHLWPAPPPVRRAVEVLHRLSELHRAETGRSELWLSLAGRGIIDARTPDVITAASLIIRLNERFAPFVDLPRNEDGSFWHLTTHQGRKTFARFVGKRDRTGLHALQHHFGHVTRIMTDSAYVGTDFDLGELVDAQTLEETRNALEETRNALEELLTSARLGGKAGRLMSSRSRFRGRTRDGEVAAYVDFLIEDSGMRLGVCDWGYCVYRAETAACMGDECGPNPLWRTESTCASCANFAVSDRHRPVWQARLERNLALIGDQRLDQASRALARTRIAECERILSDLSATGGSHGEGT from the coding sequence ATGTCGGCACAAGCCCAGCAGATTTCCCATTCACACGTCCTTCGGCCCATATCGTCGCGGTCGTTCTGGAGCGATCCTCAATGGCATTTCGACAAGGCGCGTGCTGACCTGCGATCCTATCAGTTTCTCATTGACTGGGCCTTCGCTCAGCCGGATGGCAGCTGCTTCACCGATGAACGGTGGCGGCATTGGCTGGAAGACGCGCGCGCTTTCATATGGTCGCTTCACGTCGATCCGCCGTCAGGCCGCCGGCAGGCTCGGCCACGAACATTGGTTACGATCTCGCTGAAGCTTCGTCTTCTGATCCGGTGGATGGCGGACCAGAGCATGCGCGGTTTTGACGAACTGGATCGCGATACGGCCGAGCAGTTCATGCAGCACGTGGCGGGACGACAAACGCAGTCTGGTGCGTCGATCAGACCAAGCACCAGGCAGGCCTATGCCAACCTCCTGATCACCCTTTATCAACAAAGGGCCAAGCTCGCCTCTCCCCCTCCGGAAAGCCCCTTCGGCGATGAACGGGCCAGCCGGTTCTCCGGCTTCCATCGTCACACCGTTCGCCGCTTGCCCTTCACCCCGGACGCCATCGCTGTTCCCCTCATATCGGCGGCAATCCGTCTGATAGGCCAGCCGGCCGACGACGTGGTTGCACTGCGCGACCGCGTCTTTCCTGTCCGTCTGGATGCTCAGGGGCAATCCCTTTTTATCCACCGGGCGACAGTCCGGACGCTTGTGTCCTCCTTCCACTTTTCCACGCCCGACGGTGAGGAAGCCCCGTGGCACGCGCCACTCTCCGGGCTGAAGGAACTACGGTTACTGATCAACCGGATTCAGGAGGCATGCTTTGTCGCGATCGCCTATCTGGTCGGCGCACGGGTCTCCGAGATCCTAACGCTGGAGGCGGGCTGCATCGAGGAGCATTTCTCGGCGGACGGAAGCGAAGCATTCGCCTATCTCCGCGGGCGGATATTCAAAACCGCGGCAGGTGAGACCGGAACGCAGCATCTGTGGCCGGCTCCGCCGCCCGTCCGGCGCGCGGTCGAGGTGCTGCATCGTCTCTCGGAGCTACATCGCGCCGAGACAGGTCGGTCGGAACTCTGGCTCTCCCTCGCTGGCCGCGGCATTATCGACGCTCGAACCCCGGACGTCATCACCGCCGCTTCCCTCATTATCCGGTTGAATGAGCGGTTTGCGCCTTTCGTCGATTTGCCCCGCAATGAGGATGGCTCCTTCTGGCATCTGACCACACATCAGGGCCGCAAGACTTTTGCCCGTTTCGTCGGCAAGCGCGACCGCACCGGCCTTCACGCCCTCCAGCATCATTTCGGGCATGTAACCCGCATCATGACCGACAGTGCCTATGTCGGCACGGACTTTGATCTTGGCGAACTCGTTGATGCACAGACGCTGGAGGAGACGCGCAACGCTCTGGAAGAGACGCGCAACGCTCTGGAAGAGCTACTTACCTCCGCACGCCTCGGCGGCAAGGCCGGGCGGTTGATGTCTTCGCGATCACGTTTCCGAGGCCGCACACGCGACGGTGAAGTTGCCGCCTATGTCGATTTCCTGATCGAGGACAGCGGCATGCGGCTCGGCGTCTGTGACTGGGGCTATTGCGTCTATCGTGCGGAGACAGCAGCTTGCATGGGCGACGAATGCGGCCCGAACCCGCTCTGGCGCACCGAGAGCACCTGCGCAAGCTGCGCCAATTTCGCAGTCAGCGATCGTCATCGGCCTGTCTGGCAGGCCCGCCTCGAACGCAATCTCGCTCTGATCGGCGACCAGCGCCTCGACCAGGCTAGCCGTGCCCTTGCCAGAACGCGCATCGCCGAATGCGAGCGCATCCTTTCCGATCTTTCCGCAACAGGGGGATCTCATGGCGAAGGCACATGA
- a CDS encoding DUF736 family protein, with the protein MIGSVRTLTVSMKARLNPIERVSRDAPDFRITAGNGVEVGAGWKAVSNDGEEYISVKLDDPSFNAPITAALWPGEKEGDYALIWNRPKREA; encoded by the coding sequence ATCATCGGCAGCGTGCGCACGCTCACCGTCAGCATGAAGGCCCGCCTGAACCCCATCGAGCGCGTCTCGCGCGACGCTCCGGACTTCCGCATCACCGCCGGCAACGGCGTCGAGGTCGGCGCCGGCTGGAAGGCGGTCTCCAACGACGGCGAGGAATACATCTCGGTCAAGCTGGACGACCCGAGCTTCAACGCCCCGATCACCGCAGCCCTTTGGCCGGGCGAGAAGGAAGGCGACTACGCCCTCATCTGGAACCGCCCGAAGCGGGAGGCCTGA